In the genome of Colius striatus isolate bColStr4 unplaced genomic scaffold, bColStr4.1.hap1 scaffold_44, whole genome shotgun sequence, the window tcattgtgacgcaggaagcccacgcccaaaccttgcaaacccaggcctgctgcaggcccagggtccattgcccctctccgccatcaccccgacaacggcttccttgtgacgccggccgcccccggccaaattccgcaaacccagtcCTACTACGGgtccagggtccgttgcccctctccaccataaccccgacaacaggttgtGTCGCACaccgcccccgaccaaaccttgcaaacccaggcctgctacgggccctggatctgttgcccctctctgccgtcaccccgacaacggcttccttgtgacgcaggccgccaccACCCAAATTacgcaaacccacgcctgctacgggcccggggtctgttgcccctctccaccatcacgtcgacaacgggttcattgtgatgcaggaaacccccggccaaattccgcaaacccaggcctgctgcgtgccccgggtccgttgcccctctcctctgtcaccccgacaacggcttccttgtgacgaaggacgcccccgcccaaattccgcaaacccagggctgctacgggtccggggtctgttgcccctctcttcCGTCACCCTTACAACGGGTTCGTTGTGACGCAGGCCttccctgcccaaaccttgcaaactgtcctggtttgagccagggtagagttaattcccatgaggaaccaggaaagggcacagcctgaacagctgacccagactggccagcaggtattcgataccatcctaaccgtcatgcacAGGGTACTGGTGGTGGCTGGCTGGAATAAGCTGTTCCCCGGAATAAGCTTCCGGGGGCGCGTACTCTCAGTCGCCGGTTGGGAGCAGTCGCTctcgtcgggtcccgggtgctgagcaactgtatcactcaccagttttctttgtaatatccccttgtctttgttcaatttccccagtaaactgttcttatttcaacttacttgggctcttttacttttttcctccctctccgatcccctccgcattccgtcgggagggggaggagtcgcggtttccttcccctttgctccggctgggcaaaaccatgacatttatTGGCACCCAATGTGGGgcccgcgaggttgaaatagaacagagtgggtttaaacaaaatccttgtgtacactcctgacactaactcattgctgatcacaatgttggttgatatgttcgtatggtggtattacatgtcctcttatctgcatcatgtatgtcctgtgatagtgtttctcgtcggtggaaaatgtataaaaattctcatgctactgcactggatgggattggcttatgatatgattttgtcatggtttaTTAAGTTGGATTGgtatgtgtacatggcttttctatctcttccacactttctcctagaacttaataatggcactcaatttatgggaaaagctgACATGTGTAATTCCTCTCACTATGTCATTTACCCTCATTTCAATAATatttggaatgttctaattaccatgtctgtattattttcccatgtttctaccttggcttggattgtaaatttttttttgagagctgtgaggaaaggcatacagaatatgcacaggtgtccagggagctttttacctgtaaagatttggagaacacaggaaccctcattttatccctcagaaataccccaaaacctcattttatccccccaaattgccccaaaacctcacatttcccctcaaaactccacttttcccctcagaaacaccccaaacccccacctttcccctcaaaactcctccaaaaccccacttttcccctcagaattgctccaaaacctcacttttcacctcaaaactcctccaaaaccccacttttcccctcagaattgccacaaaagctcattttatcccccaaaattgccccaaacccccacttttcccctcagaatggaTGTGCGGCCTACCAAGACTCTGACCTTTggcactgggaggcaactgggagggaactgggaggcaactgggagcGGCTCCTGCTTCTGAGCGCGGCCACGGGCGCTGATTGGACGGAGAGAGGAGGGCGCCGAGCGCTGATTGGTTGCTATGGGGGTGGAGTCTGCCCGGTAACGGGACTAAAGAGAGATGATTGGCTGAGAGGCAGAGCGGCGTCTGtgtggtggggggggggggaatgggagggaactgagatgaactggggagggaactggggagggacggggatgagctgggaggaactgggagcaactgggatgagctgagagggcactgggagggactgggagcaactgagagggactgggagcaactgggagggaactgggagcaactgggatgagctgggaggacactgagagggaactgagAGCAtctgggagggaactgagagcaactgggatgagctgggagggcactgagagggaactgggagcaactgggagggaattgggagcaactgggatgagctgggggggactgagggggctgagagcaactgggaaggaactgggatgaactggggaggaactgggagggaactgggagcaactgtaatgagctgagagggcactgggagagaactgggagcaactgggaggggactgggatgaactgggagggaactgaggggaactggagggaactgggagcaactgcgatgaactgggaggggactgggatgaactgggatcaattgggaggggactgggacaaattgaagggaactgggagggactgggaaggggttttggttttttatcccactttcagccagttttgacccattttgacccatttattccattatcctccaattttatcccattttcagccatttttgacccattttgacccattttttaccccatttattccattttcccccattttttacccattttgacccatttttgacccatttattccattatcctccaattttatcgcACTTTCAGCCATtattgacccatttccccccattttcagccatttttgaaccatttccccccattttgccccatttctgccccatttccaccccattttgccccatttctgccccatttccccccatttccctccattttgacccatttttgccccattcccgccccatttttgcccctcagcctgccccctCCAGCGCCAGGTAGATCCCCACGGGACAGTGGTCGCTGCCCTGGGCCCGCTGCTCGATCCTGCTGTCGCACacatccttcctgcccctctgggaccacaggcagtaatccagcctccagcccacgttcctggccctggccccgctCAGGTAGGTCCGGAAGGTGAAGACGTTGGGCAGCGAGGGGTTAAACACCCAGAAGCTGTCGAGGAAGCccgcccccagcagctccccgaaCGCCTCCCGCTCCTCCCGCGTGAACCCAGGGCTCCTCTTGTTCCCCGACGGGTTCCTCAGGTCCAAGGGCTGGTGGGCGACATTGAGGTCGCCGCAGATGGCGACCGGTTTGGACCGGTCCAACTGGGACACGAAGGAGTGGAAGCGCTCGTCCCAGGCCTTCCGGAAGCTCAGGCAGCCCAGGCCTCGCCTGGAGTTGGGCACGTAGACGCAGACGACGCGCAGGGCAGGGAACTCGGCCGTCAGCACGCGGCCCTCGGCGTCCAGCTCGGGGTCACCTGGCAAGGGGACACACAGACGGGgataaaaaggggctttaggggcccaaaaaggggctctagaggcccaaaaagtcactttagtcctcaaaaatcaactttaatggcctaaaaaggCACTTTAGTGGCTCagaaagtcactttagaggcctaaaaaggggctttagaggccgaaaaagtcactttagaggtcaagaaGGGGATTGAGTGGCCcaaaaagggactttagaggcctaaaaagtcacttttgtacctaaaaagGGACTCTAGtagctcaaaaaggggctttagtggcccaaaaagtcactttagtggccaaaaaggggctttagaggcctaaaaagtcactttagaggctcaaaaagtcactttagaggtcaaaaatggGGTCCAGTGGCCTAAAAAGACACTTtagtggctcaaaaagtcactttagtagccaaaaaggtcctttagtggccaaaaaagtcactttaggggcccaaaaagggactttagaggtcaaaaaggggctttagtagctcaaaaagggggtttagaggtctaaaaagtcactttcgtAGCCAAAAGGgactttaatggcctaaaaagacatttagaggcctaaaaaggggctttagaggcccaaaaagtcactttagaggtcaaaaaggggcttgagaggcccaaaaagtcactttagtggccaaaaagtccctttagaggcccaaaaagtcactttagaggcctaaaaagtcactttagaggtcaaaaattcacttgagtggcacaaaaatggactttagaggcctaaaaagttactttagtagccaaaaagtcattttagaggcccaaaaagtcactttagtggcccaaaaagtcactttagtggccaaaaaggggctctagaggcctaaGAAGTCCCTTTTGTAGCCAAAAAGTCACTGTAGTGtcccaaaagtcactttagaggcctaaaaagacacTTTAGTAGCTAAAAAAAGGGTTTAGAGGTCTAAAGAGTCACTTTAAtggctcaaaaagtcattttattgcccaaaaaggggctttagaggcctaaaaagtcacttcagaggtcaaaaaggggctttagaggctcaaaaatggactttagaggcctaaaaagtcactttactggccaaaaagtcaatttagaggcccaaaaagtcactttttggcctaaaaagtcattttactggcctaaagagtcactttagaggcctaaaaagaggctttagaggcctaaaatgTCACTTTCGTGGCTTTAATGGCTCCtgagggccccaaatggccacttaaggcctcaaaatggccacttaaggcctaaAAATGGCTCCTAAAGGTccccaaatggccactgaagggccccaaatggcacttaaggcctcaaaatggctcctgagagTTTCTGGTGGCCATTaagagccccaaatggccacttaaggcctcaaaatggccacttaaggcctcaaaatggctacttaaggccccaaatggccacttaaggcctcaaaatgccTCCTGTGAcacccaaatggccacttaaggccccaaatggccacttaaggcctcaaaatggctcctgaaggccccaaatggccaccgAAGGCCTCAAAATGTCTCCCGCGAACCTGTGGCGGCCACCCAGGGCCTGGAAACGGCCAGCAGCGCCCCAGCTTTGGCTACTCACCCATGCCATAGGTGACAGCCAGGGGTTTGgtcctgctgagcagccccatgCCGCTGTAGCTGGGCCGGTCGCTGGGGCTATGCTGGTGAGGGAAGGCCCCGAGGCTCCGCAGCTCCTCTGGCACCGACTCGGCCCCACATTTGGTCTCCTGGAGGCAAAGGACGTCGGGGGCATTGGCCTGGACCcactggggtgggggggggaaaggaaggttttgaggcGGTTTGAGGTGGTTTCGGGGCCGTTTTGAGCCCGTTTCAGGCGCCATGTTGAGTCTCTTGGCGGGCGCCATTTCGTGGGGGGGGGGTTTGAGGCATTTTGGGGtcgttctgaggcacttttgggtcattttctgagtcatttctttggatctgtgtttaagaggtttttttggtcattttgggtctttttgagtgattttgagtcactttatGTGGTTTTTTAGGGCCTTTTTCATCCATTTCTGGCgccattttgtgtctctttgtggggagtttctgaggcatttttgggtcgttcagaggcacttttgggtcattttttgagtcatttctttggatctgtgtttaagaggttttttttgggtcattttgagtgactttgagtcacttttaagtggtttttaaagccctttttgcatccatttctggcaccattttgtgttgggtttttgaggcatttttgggtcgttctgaggcacttttgggtcattttttgagtaatttctttgaatctgtgtttcagagatgtttttggatcattttgggtcattttgagtgattttga includes:
- the LOC133629418 gene encoding DNA-(apurinic or apyrimidinic site) endonuclease-like; amino-acid sequence: PRDTAEDGRRFNFKVTSWNVDGLRAWVKKGGLEWVQANAPDVLCLQETKCGAESVPEELRSLGAFPHQHSPSDRPSYSGMGLLSRTKPLAVTYGMGDPELDAEGRVLTAEFPALRVVCVYVPNSRRGLGCLSFRKAWDERFHSFVSQLDRSKPVAICGDLNVAHQPLDLRNPSGNKRSPGFTREEREAFGELLGAGFLDSFWVFNPSLPNVFTFRTYLSGARARNVGWRLDYCLWSQRGRKDVCDSRIEQRAQGSDHCPVGIYLALEGAG